Within bacterium, the genomic segment CTAGAATGTCCGAGTTACTTGGCGTTTTTCCTACAACAGCGATAGGACCCAAGGAAATAGATTTAATTAAGGGTTCGCCATCGATTAGAAGGCGCCTGCTGGATTCTATTTTATGTCAGTTAAGTGCGGGATATACTTTGGCGCTTAGTAAATATAGAAAGCTTGTAGCAGAAAGAAATTCGGCGCTAAAAGGGGTGCGTAGTGGTAAGATAGCTGGAGGACACCTTTTAATAGAAACTCTCGATGAAAGTATAGCGCCGGAGGCGGCTGTTATTATGGAGGGTAGATTGCATTTTATAGAGGAAGTTTCGAAGCTTACCAAGGAAATATATTTTGAAATAATGGGTGGCGAAGGAGGCGAGGTTTCAGTAGAATATAGCCCAACAATAAAGGTTTTGAATGAAAGCGTTGGCGATATTTCAAAGGTTTTTTTAGAGAAACTTTCAGCAAGACGAAAGATTGATCTCGATACGGGCGAAACAGCTATCGGCCCACATAGAGATGATATGTTGTTTCTCAAAGACGGTGAAGCCTTAGCGAGGTTCGGAAGCTGGGGGCAAGCTCGTGCGGCTTCTATTTCCACCATTTTAGGGGCATCAGATATTCTTCATAGAACATCGAATGAGGTTGTTACTCTTTTATTAGACGATTGTTTTGCCGAATTAGACCCTGACAATACAGGAAGATTCGTTAATGTTGCTGCTAGATTTGGGCAGGTGATTATAGCTTCGCCAAGAGAAATTGACTCGCCAAATGCCAAAAATGGTGCTCTATTTGTATTCGATGATATAGGGCATGTTAGAAGAGAGAATTAAAATGCAACCTGAACCAATATCCTCTGTTATTAGAAGGATACTTTTCAATAAGGGCCTTACTACTGGGATTAAAGAGGCCGAAGTAGTTTCTAGTTGGGAGGAGATAGTCGGCGAAAAATTAGCAAAAAACGCCGAGGCTTATGTAATGGAAAAAGGCATTCTGTTCCTTAGAGTGGCAGATTCTGCATGGAGAAACGAGTTATCACTAATGAAAGAAGAACTCATAGAAAAGGTTAATGCCTATTTCGGCGAACAAAGAATTTCGAGAATTCATCTTATTTGAGGTTAGGAATACTATGGCACAAAAAGAACAATATTCAGCTGATTCTATAAGGGTATTAGAAGGTCTTTCGGCCGTTAGGAAAAGGCCGGCTATGTATATCGGTTCGACCAGTCATGAAGGCCTTCACCATCTTGTTTATGAGGTAGTGGATAATTCGATTGACGAAGCGCTTGCTGGAGTCTGCGATACAATCAAAGTTACACTCCATACTGAGGGCTCGATTACTGTAGAGGATAACGGAAGAGGAATTCCAGTAGATTACCATAAGATTGAGAAGAAATCGGCTGCAGAGGTAGTTATGACTAAGCTACACGCCGGCGGAAAATTTGATAATAAGACATATAAAGTTTCCGGAGGTCTTCACGGTGTTGGTATCAGCGTAGTCAATGCGCTGTCTAAGGATTTAGAGCTTATAGTATGGCGTGATAATTTGGTTTATC encodes:
- a CDS encoding DUF721 domain-containing protein, with the protein product MQPEPISSVIRRILFNKGLTTGIKEAEVVSSWEEIVGEKLAKNAEAYVMEKGILFLRVADSAWRNELSLMKEELIEKVNAYFGEQRISRIHLI
- a CDS encoding DNA replication/repair protein RecF — protein: MILQLRLQSFRAYDEAELELDPEFNRIIGQNGIGKTTLLEALAHLSVGGSPWSDRATDVISKGKSYSIIAGKGPKRRQEVSIKLKRGGRKEVLLCGKAIPRMSELLGVFPTTAIGPKEIDLIKGSPSIRRRLLDSILCQLSAGYTLALSKYRKLVAERNSALKGVRSGKIAGGHLLIETLDESIAPEAAVIMEGRLHFIEEVSKLTKEIYFEIMGGEGGEVSVEYSPTIKVLNESVGDISKVFLEKLSARRKIDLDTGETAIGPHRDDMLFLKDGEALARFGSWGQARAASISTILGASDILHRTSNEVVTLLLDDCFAELDPDNTGRFVNVAARFGQVIIASPREIDSPNAKNGALFVFDDIGHVRREN